The Clostridium sporogenes genome contains a region encoding:
- a CDS encoding Na+/H+ antiporter NhaC family protein translates to MKKNRGILLTFSFLLMILLFSNMSVLAADLDPKVVAQNASRLGIWTILPPVIAIVLAFITKNVVISLAVGVFSGSFLLQINGNNIFGAIFKAFLDLINRILNSLADPWNAGIILQCMVIGGLIAVISKMGGAKAVAESLAKKAKTPKSAQIITWFLGLLVFFDDYANALIVGPIMRPVADKMKISREKLAFIIDGTAAPIAGIAVISTWIGYEISLIKDAYASIGQSVNAYGLFLSTIPYRFYNILILVFIVLIALMGRDFGPMLKAERRARTTGKLLSDTAKPMVSDETTELEPREGIKLSIWNAIIPIVILIIGAFAGFYYNGYQAIMGGEDKALIQMLQTSPASFDALRETFSASDASVVLFQSALLASIVAIIMGASQKIFKVGEAIDVWITGMKSLIITAVILLLAWSLSAVIKELGTATFLVSILSNSIPKFLLPSIIFIFGSVISFATGSAYGTMGILMPLTIPLAYAISPDHAYVVMSASAVLTGAIFGDHCSPISDTTIMSSMGSACDHLDHTSTQMVYALTIAACTILFGYIPAGLGLPIYIVLPLSIILVAAVVRFIGKPNDIVEEKSLQEETLEMNA, encoded by the coding sequence ATGAAAAAAAATAGGGGAATATTATTAACTTTTTCATTTCTTTTAATGATTTTATTATTTAGTAACATGTCAGTATTAGCGGCAGACTTAGATCCAAAGGTTGTAGCACAAAATGCTAGCAGATTGGGAATATGGACTATTTTACCGCCGGTAATAGCTATCGTATTAGCCTTTATTACGAAAAATGTAGTTATTTCTTTAGCAGTAGGTGTTTTTAGTGGAAGTTTTTTATTACAGATAAATGGAAACAACATATTCGGTGCTATTTTCAAAGCTTTCTTAGATTTAATAAATAGAATATTAAATTCTCTTGCAGATCCTTGGAATGCAGGAATAATACTTCAATGTATGGTTATAGGTGGACTTATAGCAGTAATTTCTAAAATGGGTGGAGCTAAAGCTGTTGCAGAATCCTTAGCTAAAAAAGCTAAAACTCCAAAGAGTGCCCAAATTATAACTTGGTTTTTAGGTTTATTAGTTTTCTTTGATGATTATGCTAATGCTCTTATAGTAGGACCTATAATGAGACCTGTTGCTGATAAAATGAAAATATCAAGGGAAAAATTAGCTTTTATAATAGATGGTACAGCAGCACCAATAGCTGGTATAGCAGTTATATCTACATGGATAGGATATGAAATAAGCTTAATAAAAGATGCTTATGCAAGTATTGGTCAAAGTGTAAATGCATATGGATTGTTTTTATCAACTATACCGTATAGATTTTATAACATATTAATATTAGTATTTATAGTATTAATAGCTTTAATGGGAAGAGACTTTGGTCCAATGCTTAAAGCTGAAAGAAGAGCAAGAACTACAGGTAAGCTTTTATCAGATACAGCGAAACCAATGGTTTCTGATGAAACTACAGAACTTGAACCAAGAGAAGGAATAAAGTTAAGTATTTGGAATGCTATAATTCCAATAGTAATATTAATAATAGGAGCCTTTGCAGGTTTTTATTATAATGGTTATCAAGCTATAATGGGAGGAGAAGATAAGGCTTTAATACAAATGCTACAAACATCACCTGCATCCTTTGATGCTTTAAGAGAAACCTTTAGTGCATCAGATGCCAGTGTAGTTTTATTCCAATCCGCATTACTTGCAAGCATAGTAGCAATAATAATGGGAGCATCACAAAAGATTTTTAAAGTAGGAGAAGCTATAGATGTTTGGATTACAGGAATGAAATCTTTAATTATAACAGCAGTTATATTACTTCTTGCTTGGTCCCTAAGTGCAGTTATAAAAGAACTTGGAACAGCTACTTTTTTAGTTTCAATTTTGTCTAACTCTATACCAAAATTTTTATTACCAAGCATAATATTTATATTTGGATCTGTTATATCTTTTGCTACAGGGTCAGCTTATGGAACAATGGGTATATTGATGCCTTTAACAATTCCATTAGCCTATGCTATATCACCTGATCATGCATATGTAGTTATGAGTGCGAGTGCAGTTTTAACTGGAGCAATATTTGGAGATCATTGTTCTCCAATATCAGATACAACTATAATGTCTTCTATGGGATCAGCTTGTGATCATTTGGATCATACTTCAACACAAATGGTGTATGCTTTAACCATAGCAGCATGTACAATATTATTTGGATATATTCCAGCAGGATTAGGATTACCAATATATATAGTTTTACCATTGTCAATAATATTAGTTGCAGCAGTAGTTAGATTTATAGGGAAACCAAATGATATAGTAGAGGAAAAAAGTTTACAAGAAGAAACATTAGAAATGAATGCATAA
- a CDS encoding isocitrate/isopropylmalate dehydrogenase family protein, translating to MKHNITLIPGDGIGPEVTEAARKVIDAVGVDINWHVVEAGEKVLDKYGTPLPHYVLDSIKENKVALKGPVTTPVGKGFRSVNVTLRKSLNLYANIRPVKSYKGIKSRYENVDLIIVRENTEDLYAGIEHMIGDDIAESIKVITKKASDRIVEYAFNLAKEENRNKVTAVHKANIMKLSDGLFLKCAKKIASRNQDVNFEDVIVDAMAMKLVLNPEKYDVLVMPNLYGDILSDMAAGLVGGLGLLPGANIGHKGAVFEAAHGAAPDIAGKNKANPTACILSGAMMLKYIGENEKAKKIENAIAKVFIDGKYLTEDLGGNSTTEEFTEAVIGNL from the coding sequence ATGAAACACAATATAACTTTAATACCAGGAGATGGTATAGGACCAGAAGTAACTGAGGCTGCAAGAAAAGTTATAGATGCAGTAGGAGTAGATATTAATTGGCATGTAGTAGAGGCGGGAGAAAAAGTTTTAGACAAATATGGAACCCCTCTTCCACACTATGTTTTAGATAGTATAAAGGAAAATAAAGTAGCATTAAAAGGTCCTGTAACTACTCCTGTAGGAAAAGGCTTTAGAAGTGTAAATGTTACATTAAGAAAAAGTTTAAATTTATATGCAAATATAAGGCCTGTAAAAAGTTATAAAGGAATAAAATCTAGATATGAAAATGTGGATTTAATAATTGTAAGGGAAAACACAGAGGATTTATATGCAGGTATTGAGCATATGATTGGTGATGATATAGCAGAAAGTATAAAGGTAATTACTAAAAAAGCTAGTGATAGAATAGTAGAGTATGCTTTTAATCTAGCAAAAGAAGAAAATAGAAATAAGGTAACTGCAGTGCATAAAGCTAACATAATGAAATTATCAGATGGATTATTCTTAAAATGTGCTAAGAAAATAGCTAGTAGAAATCAGGATGTAAATTTTGAAGATGTAATAGTAGATGCTATGGCTATGAAATTAGTTTTAAATCCAGAAAAATATGATGTACTAGTAATGCCTAATTTATATGGTGATATTTTATCAGACATGGCAGCTGGTTTAGTTGGTGGATTGGGATTACTTCCAGGAGCTAATATAGGACATAAGGGAGCTGTATTTGAAGCTGCTCATGGCGCTGCTCCTGATATTGCAGGAAAAAATAAAGCTAATCCAACAGCTTGTATATTAAGTGGTGCTATGATGTTAAAGTATATAGGAGAAAATGAAAAAGCTAAAAAGATAGAAAATGCTATAGCAAAAGTATTTATAGATGGGAAATATCTTACAGAGGATTTAGGTGGAAATTCTACGACAGAAGAATTTACAGAAGCAGTTATAGGAAATCTTTAA
- the panB gene encoding 3-methyl-2-oxobutanoate hydroxymethyltransferase has product MRNTVSTFQELKNKGEKITMLTAYDYSMAKLIDSSGINGILVGDSLGMVCLGYENTLSVTMEDMLHHTKAVVRGASNALVVGDMPFMSYQTSIYDAVYNAGRLIKEAGAHAVKLEGGATVEKEVRAIVKAQIPVMGHIGLTPQSINMFGGFKVQGKNEKIAKQLIEDAKILEDAGAFSIVLECIPEKLSKIISESISIPTIGIGAGKYCDGQILVYQDMLSMFSDFTPKFVKSFGNIGEAIRDGVSQYIKEVKEVEFPEKKHTFKIDDEVINKLY; this is encoded by the coding sequence ATGCGTAATACTGTATCAACTTTTCAAGAATTAAAAAACAAAGGTGAAAAAATAACTATGTTAACTGCCTATGATTATTCTATGGCAAAACTTATAGACTCCTCTGGAATTAACGGAATACTAGTTGGAGACTCCTTAGGAATGGTGTGTCTAGGATATGAAAATACACTAAGTGTAACTATGGAAGATATGCTTCATCATACCAAAGCAGTGGTAAGAGGGGCTTCTAATGCTTTAGTTGTAGGAGATATGCCTTTTATGTCTTACCAAACTTCTATTTATGATGCAGTTTATAATGCTGGCAGGCTTATAAAAGAAGCTGGAGCCCATGCTGTAAAATTAGAAGGTGGTGCCACTGTAGAAAAAGAAGTCAGAGCTATAGTTAAAGCTCAAATTCCTGTAATGGGTCATATAGGCTTAACCCCTCAATCTATAAATATGTTCGGTGGATTCAAAGTTCAAGGAAAGAATGAAAAAATAGCAAAACAATTAATAGAAGATGCTAAAATTTTAGAAGATGCAGGAGCTTTCTCCATAGTTTTAGAATGTATTCCTGAAAAATTATCAAAAATAATATCAGAATCCATATCTATTCCAACTATAGGCATAGGTGCAGGAAAATATTGTGATGGTCAAATACTAGTTTATCAAGATATGCTTTCTATGTTCTCAGATTTTACACCTAAATTTGTTAAATCCTTTGGAAATATAGGAGAAGCTATAAGAGATGGTGTTTCACAATATATAAAAGAAGTTAAAGAAGTTGAATTTCCAGAAAAAAAACATACTTTTAAAATAGATGATGAAGTAATAAATAAATTATATTAG
- the addB gene encoding helicase-exonuclease AddAB subunit AddB, with protein sequence MSLRFIYGRAGSGKSQYCLNSIKKRIEEDVDRSLILLVPEQFSFQAEKNLIEVLGEKTGFKTQVLSFKRMAYRVFNEVGGITAKHMNESGKSMLLYNIIEDNKNNLKVFKKAAKRQGFITTISDIITEFKRYNVTPEIIINNLDNIEEDNLKYKMEDLSLIFSEFETRLHKNYIDNEDDLTILVEKLNKSKQFDNAEIWIDEFSSFSPQEYSVLEKLLLKSYRINITLCTDYLNEGGFVDTTDVFSPIKNTENKLLEIIKDNNIKLDKPIALKCDPCVRFKNSIELQHLEKNMFSFPYKEYKDDTKDICMLKTLNQFTEIENTAKDIIKLCREKGCRFKDIAVITGDLNGYENIISSVFLQYNIPFFIDKKREINNNPIIILILSALEVLSKNWTYESVFRYLKTGLLDISNEEMDILENYVLANGIKGYKWTNDKPWKHKSFTNYELEENVEKELLNKINDIRYKAMEPILSLNESFKSKDSAKEFCEVLYEFLCGINLPDKIQGMIEELNLEGEIEKASEYNQIWNIVMEVLEQIVEVIGEEKISLKEFFMVLETGFSEYEIGLIPPALDQVIVGSITRLRSHNINTLYIVGVNDGIFPAPLKEEGILNDEDRQFLLDKGLEIAKDTKSIAFEEQFLVYSTLTTPSKYLRLSYPIADGEGKTLRPSIIISRIKKIFTNICEENDIVKSNSEEEALKNISSAKPTFNYLISNLRKDVEGVKIDNLWGDTYKWYLENEFWIEKLNRLIKGFDYTNQSKYIETKKIRNLYGKPLKISVSRVEKFSQCPFAYFIQYGLKAKDRKIFNLSYPDLGIFMHSILEKFSHELEKEGLEWNTMDLNWAEEEIDKLINEELDNKSLDILNSSKRYEYVTKSVKKILKRSIWLIGEHIKRGNFKPSYYELSFDVDGDYPPIAMELHSGEVVNLIGRVDRVDLLQKDGVTYLKIIDYKSGTKEFKLSDVYYGLQLQLLIYLDAILTELAERSGVNGEPGALLYLKLDDPIVKNTVDISDEEIEKNIIKNLKMKGLILNDPNVIKDMDNIISGISDIIPVMLKKDGGVSEGRSSVATKEEFETLRKYVRYTIIEICEEMLEGNIEIKPYKKKDGSSCDYCIYSSVCKFDTEIRGNKYNILIDKKDEEVWESIKKKLEC encoded by the coding sequence ATGAGTTTAAGATTTATATATGGAAGGGCTGGCAGTGGAAAAAGTCAATATTGTTTAAATAGTATAAAAAAAAGAATAGAAGAAGATGTAGATAGATCACTAATATTATTGGTACCAGAACAATTCTCTTTCCAAGCAGAAAAAAATTTAATAGAAGTTTTAGGTGAAAAAACCGGGTTTAAAACACAGGTATTAAGTTTTAAAAGAATGGCTTATAGGGTTTTTAATGAGGTAGGAGGTATAACTGCTAAGCATATGAATGAATCCGGTAAAAGTATGCTTTTATACAATATAATTGAAGATAATAAAAATAATTTAAAAGTATTTAAAAAAGCGGCTAAAAGACAAGGATTTATTACTACAATTTCAGATATTATAACAGAATTTAAAAGATATAATGTAACTCCTGAAATTATAATAAATAATTTAGATAATATTGAAGAAGATAATTTAAAATATAAAATGGAAGATTTATCTTTGATATTTTCTGAGTTTGAAACAAGATTACATAAAAATTATATAGATAATGAAGATGATTTAACTATATTGGTAGAAAAATTAAATAAAAGTAAGCAATTTGATAATGCAGAAATATGGATAGATGAATTTTCAAGTTTTTCTCCTCAAGAATACTCTGTACTAGAAAAATTGCTTTTGAAATCTTATAGAATAAATATAACTTTGTGTACAGATTATTTAAATGAAGGTGGATTTGTTGACACTACAGATGTATTTTCTCCTATTAAAAATACAGAGAATAAATTATTAGAAATAATAAAAGACAATAATATAAAATTAGATAAACCAATAGCACTTAAGTGTGATCCTTGCGTTAGATTTAAAAATAGCATTGAACTTCAACATCTAGAAAAAAATATGTTTTCTTTTCCATATAAAGAGTATAAAGATGATACAAAAGATATTTGTATGCTTAAAACTTTAAATCAATTTACGGAGATAGAAAATACTGCAAAAGATATTATAAAACTTTGTAGGGAGAAGGGGTGTAGATTTAAAGATATAGCAGTGATTACTGGGGATCTAAATGGATATGAAAATATAATAAGTTCAGTTTTTTTGCAATATAATATCCCATTTTTTATAGATAAAAAAAGAGAAATAAATAATAATCCCATAATAATACTAATTCTTTCTGCACTAGAGGTTTTATCTAAAAACTGGACTTATGAGTCTGTATTTAGATATTTAAAAACTGGACTTTTAGATATTAGTAATGAAGAAATGGATATTTTAGAAAATTATGTGCTTGCTAATGGTATTAAAGGATATAAATGGACTAATGATAAGCCTTGGAAACATAAATCCTTTACCAATTATGAATTAGAAGAGAATGTTGAAAAAGAGTTATTAAATAAAATAAATGATATAAGATATAAAGCTATGGAACCTATTTTATCTCTTAATGAAAGTTTTAAAAGTAAAGATAGTGCAAAAGAGTTTTGTGAAGTATTGTATGAATTTTTATGTGGTATAAATCTACCAGATAAAATACAGGGTATGATAGAAGAGCTTAACTTAGAGGGTGAAATAGAAAAGGCAAGTGAATACAATCAAATATGGAATATAGTGATGGAAGTTTTAGAGCAAATAGTAGAGGTTATAGGTGAGGAAAAAATATCCTTAAAAGAGTTTTTTATGGTGCTTGAAACAGGATTTTCAGAATATGAAATAGGACTTATTCCACCTGCTTTAGATCAGGTAATAGTAGGAAGTATAACAAGACTTAGAAGTCACAATATAAATACTTTATATATAGTAGGGGTAAATGATGGCATATTTCCAGCTCCATTAAAGGAAGAAGGAATTTTAAATGATGAGGATAGACAGTTTTTATTAGATAAGGGCCTAGAAATAGCGAAGGATACTAAAAGTATAGCTTTTGAAGAGCAATTTTTAGTTTACTCTACATTAACTACTCCAAGTAAATATTTAAGATTAAGCTATCCTATAGCAGATGGAGAGGGAAAAACTTTAAGACCATCTATAATTATATCAAGAATAAAGAAAATATTTACAAATATATGTGAAGAAAATGATATAGTAAAATCTAATAGTGAAGAAGAAGCACTAAAAAATATATCCTCTGCTAAACCAACTTTTAATTATTTAATATCTAATTTAAGAAAGGATGTAGAGGGTGTAAAAATAGATAATCTGTGGGGAGATACTTATAAATGGTACTTGGAAAATGAATTTTGGATTGAAAAATTAAATAGATTAATAAAAGGATTTGATTATACAAATCAAAGTAAATATATAGAAACTAAAAAGATAAGAAATTTATATGGTAAGCCATTAAAAATAAGTGTATCTAGAGTAGAAAAATTTTCTCAGTGCCCCTTTGCCTACTTTATACAATATGGATTAAAGGCTAAGGATAGAAAAATATTCAATTTAAGTTATCCAGATTTAGGAATATTCATGCATAGCATATTGGAGAAGTTTTCACACGAGCTAGAAAAGGAAGGACTAGAGTGGAATACCATGGATTTAAATTGGGCAGAAGAAGAAATTGATAAACTAATTAATGAGGAATTAGATAATAAATCCTTAGACATATTAAATAGTTCAAAGAGGTATGAATATGTAACAAAAAGTGTAAAGAAGATTTTAAAAAGATCTATATGGCTTATAGGAGAACATATAAAAAGAGGAAATTTTAAACCAAGTTATTATGAATTATCCTTTGATGTAGATGGAGACTATCCTCCTATAGCAATGGAACTTCATTCTGGAGAAGTGGTAAATTTAATAGGTAGAGTAGATAGAGTAGATCTTTTGCAAAAGGATGGAGTTACTTATTTAAAAATAATAGATTATAAATCCGGTACAAAGGAATTTAAATTATCTGATGTTTATTATGGATTACAATTACAATTATTAATATATTTAGATGCTATACTTACAGAATTAGCTGAAAGATCTGGGGTAAATGGAGAACCAGGGGCACTTTTATATTTAAAATTAGATGATCCTATAGTAAAAAATACTGTAGATATTAGTGATGAGGAAATTGAAAAAAATATAATAAAAAATTTAAAAATGAAAGGGTTAATTTTAAATGATCCTAATGTTATAAAAGATATGGATAATATAATATCTGGTATATCAGATATCATACCTGTTATGCTTAAAAAGGATGGAGGAGTATCAGAAGGTAGGTCCTCTGTAGCTACAAAAGAAGAGTTTGAAACATTAAGAAAATATGTAAGGTATACAATAATTGAAATTTGTGAGGAAATGTTAGAAGGAAATATAGAAATAAAGCCATATAAAAAGAAGGATGGATCCTCTTGTGATTATTGTATATATTCTTCAGTTTGTAAATTTGATACAGAAATAAGAGGAAACAAATATAATATATTAATAGATAAAAAAGATGAAGAAGTATGGGAATCTATTAAGAAAAAACTAGAATGTTAA
- a CDS encoding tetratricopeptide repeat protein, with protein sequence MKKNLSKEYEKLLLHNYRQNINDSNYKDLILEGISNHKAIHRYLKHYIKNNKEVLDLNWGKQMLLFIISFNEKDLELAEGCYKSLKKYPDNYFAESVMADIDLRFYGNLFKARDKYLNALSLYDRDALVYYNLGLIYYLLGMFQKSMDFYNKSLNYINKMDNKEFIKSKCLYNIAVCEINYNNNYKEGEKLLKRSLKLNPNYKEANDLLEKLRGEK encoded by the coding sequence ATGAAAAAAAACTTAAGTAAGGAGTACGAAAAACTTCTTTTACATAATTATAGACAAAATATAAATGACTCGAATTATAAAGATTTAATATTAGAAGGAATAAGTAATCATAAAGCTATACATAGATATTTAAAACATTATATAAAAAATAACAAAGAAGTCTTGGATTTAAATTGGGGAAAGCAAATGCTTTTGTTTATAATTTCTTTTAATGAAAAGGATCTGGAACTAGCAGAGGGGTGTTATAAATCATTAAAAAAATATCCAGATAATTATTTTGCAGAGTCTGTAATGGCAGATATTGATTTAAGATTTTATGGGAACTTATTTAAAGCTAGAGATAAATATTTAAATGCTTTAAGTTTATATGATAGAGATGCTCTTGTGTACTATAACTTAGGATTAATATATTATTTGTTAGGTATGTTTCAAAAGAGTATGGATTTCTATAATAAGAGTTTAAACTACATAAATAAAATGGATAATAAAGAATTTATAAAATCTAAATGTTTATATAACATAGCAGTTTGTGAGATTAATTATAATAATAATTATAAAGAAGGCGAAAAGTTACTTAAAAGAAGTTTAAAATTAAATCCAAATTATAAGGAAGCAAATGATTTATTAGAAAAATTAAGAGGTGAAAAATAG
- the panC gene encoding pantoate--beta-alanine ligase, which produces MNIVHTIKDVKRVIKKWEDENLSIGYVPTMGYLHEGHASLIKKAREENDRVVVSIFVNQIQFGPNEDYSTYPRDLTKDSSLCYEFGADLIFNPEASEMYPNKMYSHVNVNILTENLCGEKRPGHFQGVCTVLTKFFNIITPTRAYFGEKDAQQLAVVKKMVQDLNFPIKIIGCPIIRESDGLAKSSRNIYLSEEERKSALVLNKSLKEALNALNHGERNLNNIKKIIVNMINKEPLTKIDYVNIVDSANLQPVEEIQSSILIAIAVYIGKTRLIDNFTFAK; this is translated from the coding sequence ATGAATATAGTTCATACAATAAAAGATGTTAAGAGAGTTATAAAAAAATGGGAAGACGAAAATTTATCTATAGGTTATGTACCTACTATGGGATATTTACATGAAGGTCATGCCTCTCTTATAAAAAAAGCCAGAGAAGAAAATGATAGGGTTGTAGTTTCAATCTTTGTAAACCAAATTCAATTTGGACCAAATGAAGATTATTCTACCTATCCTAGAGATTTAACCAAAGATTCATCCTTATGTTACGAATTTGGAGCAGATTTAATTTTTAATCCTGAAGCTTCAGAAATGTATCCTAATAAAATGTATAGCCATGTAAATGTGAATATACTTACAGAAAATCTATGTGGCGAAAAAAGACCTGGTCACTTTCAAGGGGTATGTACAGTTTTAACAAAATTTTTTAATATAATAACCCCTACAAGAGCTTATTTTGGTGAAAAAGATGCTCAACAATTAGCTGTAGTAAAAAAAATGGTTCAAGATTTAAATTTTCCTATAAAAATAATAGGTTGTCCTATAATTAGAGAATCTGATGGTTTAGCCAAAAGTTCAAGAAATATTTATTTAAGCGAAGAAGAAAGAAAATCCGCCTTAGTATTAAATAAAAGTTTAAAAGAAGCCCTAAATGCATTAAACCATGGAGAAAGAAATTTAAATAATATAAAAAAAATTATAGTAAATATGATAAATAAAGAACCTCTAACAAAAATAGACTATGTAAATATAGTTGATAGTGCTAACTTACAACCTGTTGAAGAGATTCAATCTTCAATATTAATAGCTATAGCAGTTTATATAGGTAAAACAAGACTTATAGATAATTTTACTTTTGCAAAATAA
- the panD gene encoding aspartate 1-decarboxylase, translating to MTITMLKSKIHRAIVTEANLNYVGSITIDKNLMDKANILEYEKVQIVDIDNGSRFETYVIAGEQNSGVICLNGAAARMVQKGDKIIIMSYCDLTIDEAKKFNPKVLFVDNKNSLEKLTNYERHSEII from the coding sequence ATGACAATAACTATGCTAAAATCAAAAATTCATAGAGCTATTGTAACAGAAGCTAATCTTAACTATGTAGGAAGTATAACTATAGATAAAAATTTAATGGATAAAGCTAATATTTTAGAATATGAAAAAGTTCAAATAGTAGATATAGATAATGGAAGTAGGTTTGAAACCTATGTAATAGCTGGTGAACAAAATAGTGGCGTAATCTGTTTAAATGGAGCTGCTGCACGTATGGTTCAAAAAGGGGACAAAATTATAATAATGAGTTACTGTGATTTAACTATAGATGAAGCTAAAAAATTTAATCCTAAAGTATTATTTGTGGACAATAAAAATAGCTTAGAAAAATTAACTAATTATGAAAGACATAGTGAAATAATATAA
- a CDS encoding DUF378 domain-containing protein: MKTLDIISLTLVVIGAINWGLIGFFRFDLVAALFGDMSAFSRVIYALVGIAGLYAISFYGRDRNEEPREEK, encoded by the coding sequence ATGAAAACATTAGATATTATTTCACTTACATTAGTAGTAATTGGGGCTATAAACTGGGGACTTATTGGTTTTTTTAGATTTGATTTAGTTGCAGCTTTATTTGGAGACATGTCTGCATTTTCAAGAGTTATATATGCTCTTGTAGGAATAGCAGGTTTATATGCAATTTCATTCTATGGTAGAGACAGAAACGAAGAACCTAGAGAAGAAAAATAA
- a CDS encoding amino acid ABC transporter ATP-binding protein, with translation MVEKSLIIDNYNKMIDKQEVMIETKNIKKIFGDLIVFEDLSLKIKKGEVVVIIGSSGSGKSTFLRCLNGLEEIAGGTIEIEGQLLNPKNKKSMKEVCSKMGMVFQNFNLFPHMTALDNVMIGPLVSKKENKEEVLKRAKELLKKVGLEDKMDYYPSKLSGGQKQRVAIARALAMNPDIMLFDEPTSALDPELVGEVLSVMKKLAEEGITMVVVTHEMGFAKEVADRVIFMDGGKFVEEASPEVFFTWPKEERTKEFLKKVL, from the coding sequence ATGGTGGAAAAATCTTTAATTATAGATAACTACAACAAGATGATAGATAAACAAGAGGTTATGATAGAAACTAAAAATATTAAAAAGATTTTTGGTGATTTGATAGTTTTTGAAGATTTAAGTTTAAAAATTAAAAAGGGTGAAGTAGTAGTAATAATAGGATCCTCTGGATCAGGTAAAAGTACTTTTTTAAGATGCTTAAATGGTTTAGAAGAAATAGCGGGAGGAACAATAGAAATAGAAGGTCAGCTTTTGAACCCTAAGAATAAAAAGTCTATGAAAGAAGTATGTTCTAAAATGGGGATGGTATTTCAAAATTTTAATTTGTTTCCTCATATGACCGCATTAGATAATGTAATGATAGGCCCATTAGTTTCTAAAAAGGAAAATAAAGAAGAGGTTTTAAAAAGAGCTAAAGAACTTCTTAAAAAGGTTGGATTGGAAGATAAAATGGATTATTATCCTAGTAAATTATCTGGAGGACAAAAGCAAAGGGTAGCCATAGCAAGGGCATTAGCTATGAATCCAGATATAATGCTTTTTGATGAACCAACTTCTGCCTTGGATCCAGAGCTAGTAGGAGAAGTTTTATCTGTTATGAAAAAGTTGGCAGAAGAAGGTATAACTATGGTAGTTGTAACTCATGAAATGGGATTTGCCAAGGAAGTTGCGGATAGAGTTATTTTTATGGATGGAGGTAAATTCGTAGAAGAGGCTAGTCCAGAAGTATTTTTTACATGGCCCAAAGAAGAAAGAACTAAGGAATTTTTAAAAAAGGTACTATAG